From the Comamonas odontotermitis genome, one window contains:
- a CDS encoding flavin-containing monooxygenase, with product MATAQHTSEHVDVLIIGAGVSGIGSAYHLKEQHPGRSFAVLERNPGHGGTWWTHRYPGARSDSDLFTYGYRFKPWRGTAIATADEIRKYLTDVIEENQLAPYIRYRHQMTAASWSAQEQQWTVTVRLLDSGAEKTITTRFLWLCQGYYDHEKPFTPHWPGLENFQGRIVHPQLWPQDLDYHGKRVVVIGSGATAATLIPAMAPDAGHVTMLQRTPTFFLSRPRSHPLEAPLRELDLPDEWVHEILRRAHISQSTKFAHMGKEDPEALRKRLLDDIRARLPDGFDVEKHFNPAYRPWQQRIAVVPDGDMFDAINTGKASVVTDGIENFDARGIVLTSGERLDADIVVSATGFNLKLFDDVPFTVDGERVDFSQRVPYRGVMINGLPNMAYVMGYFRFGWTLRVELVSDWVCRMLAHLDRTGKRSVTATLRPQDADMALQPWCDASNFNPGYITRSQHLMHRSGDREPWTHLHDYDQDRDTLPQVSLQEDVLVYR from the coding sequence ATGGCAACTGCACAGCACACATCCGAGCATGTGGATGTGCTCATCATCGGCGCAGGCGTTTCGGGCATCGGCTCGGCCTACCACCTGAAGGAACAGCACCCCGGGCGCAGCTTTGCCGTGCTCGAGCGCAACCCCGGCCATGGCGGCACCTGGTGGACGCACCGCTACCCGGGCGCACGCTCGGACAGCGACCTCTTCACCTATGGCTACCGCTTCAAGCCCTGGCGCGGCACGGCCATCGCCACCGCTGATGAGATCCGAAAGTACTTGACCGATGTCATCGAAGAAAACCAGCTGGCGCCCTATATCCGCTACCGGCACCAGATGACGGCCGCCAGCTGGTCCGCGCAGGAGCAGCAGTGGACGGTGACGGTGCGGCTGCTGGACAGCGGCGCCGAAAAAACCATCACCACCCGGTTCCTCTGGCTGTGCCAGGGCTATTACGACCATGAAAAGCCTTTCACCCCGCACTGGCCGGGGCTGGAGAACTTCCAGGGCCGGATCGTGCACCCGCAGCTGTGGCCGCAGGACCTGGACTACCATGGCAAGCGCGTCGTGGTGATCGGCTCGGGGGCGACGGCGGCCACGCTGATTCCAGCCATGGCGCCCGATGCAGGCCATGTCACCATGCTGCAGCGCACACCGACCTTCTTCCTCTCGCGCCCGCGCAGCCACCCGCTGGAGGCGCCGCTGCGCGAGCTGGATCTCCCCGACGAGTGGGTGCACGAGATCCTGCGCCGCGCCCACATCTCCCAATCGACCAAGTTTGCGCACATGGGCAAGGAAGACCCCGAAGCCCTGCGCAAGCGCCTGCTCGACGACATCCGCGCACGCCTGCCCGACGGCTTTGATGTGGAAAAGCATTTCAACCCGGCCTACCGCCCCTGGCAGCAGCGCATCGCCGTGGTGCCCGACGGCGACATGTTCGACGCCATCAACACCGGCAAGGCCTCGGTGGTGACCGATGGCATCGAGAATTTCGACGCCCGGGGCATCGTGCTCACTTCGGGCGAGCGGCTCGATGCCGACATCGTCGTCAGCGCCACGGGCTTCAACCTCAAGCTGTTTGACGATGTGCCTTTCACCGTCGACGGCGAGCGCGTCGATTTCAGCCAGCGCGTGCCGTACCGGGGCGTCATGATCAATGGCCTGCCCAACATGGCCTACGTAATGGGCTACTTCCGCTTTGGCTGGACCTTGCGGGTCGAGCTGGTGAGCGACTGGGTATGCCGCATGCTCGCGCACCTCGACCGGACGGGCAAGCGCTCGGTCACCGCCACCCTGCGCCCGCAGGATGCGGACATGGCGCTGCAGCCCTGGTGCGATGCCAGCAACTTCAACCCCGGCTACATCACCCGCTCGCAGCATCTGATGCACCGCAGCGGAGACCGCGAGCCCTGGACGCACCTGCACGACTATGACCAGGACCGCGACACCCTGCCCCAGGTCAGCCTGCAGGAAGACGTGCTCGTCTACCGCTGA
- a CDS encoding alpha/beta hydrolase, with protein MPLEPGIAAIVQMVKDANAKPRWEGTPQEGRDSYLAFTHGTRTPEQTVPVSRVEDIHIPGPAGILKARIYRPRGTGPFPTIAYFHGGGWVIGDLDTHDNICRSLCKGSAAVVVSVDYRLAPEHPFPAAVEDAVTATRWIQAQTAGLGGNRAVGIAGDSAGGNLAAAVCQLLRGTAPALQAQFLIYPALDHLQAGHRSIDENGTGYLLEKRSMEWFYGHYAGDGTSSDDARLFPLQARDLSGLPPALIVTAEYDPLRDEGEAYGRALQAAGVPVDTRRYDGMIHAFFDMGRWSTGAQQAIDESTAQFGRMLRP; from the coding sequence ATGCCCCTCGAACCCGGAATTGCCGCCATCGTGCAGATGGTCAAGGACGCCAATGCCAAACCCCGGTGGGAAGGCACGCCGCAGGAAGGCCGCGACAGCTACCTCGCCTTCACCCATGGCACCCGCACGCCCGAGCAGACCGTGCCCGTCTCCCGGGTGGAGGACATCCACATCCCCGGGCCAGCGGGTATCCTGAAGGCCCGCATCTACCGCCCCAGAGGCACCGGGCCTTTTCCGACCATTGCGTACTTTCACGGTGGCGGCTGGGTGATTGGCGATCTGGACACGCACGACAACATCTGCCGCTCGCTGTGCAAGGGCAGCGCTGCCGTGGTCGTCTCGGTGGACTACCGCCTGGCGCCGGAGCACCCCTTTCCCGCAGCGGTGGAAGATGCCGTGACCGCCACGCGGTGGATACAGGCCCAGACTGCTGGCCTGGGCGGCAACCGTGCCGTGGGCATTGCGGGCGACAGTGCAGGCGGCAACCTCGCAGCCGCCGTCTGCCAGTTGTTGCGCGGCACAGCGCCCGCCCTGCAGGCCCAGTTCCTGATCTACCCGGCGCTCGACCATCTGCAGGCAGGCCACCGCTCCATCGACGAGAACGGCACCGGCTACCTGCTCGAAAAACGCAGCATGGAATGGTTCTACGGCCACTATGCCGGGGACGGCACCAGCAGCGACGATGCGCGCCTGTTTCCGCTGCAGGCAAGAGATCTGTCAGGCCTGCCGCCTGCCCTGATCGTGACTGCCGAATACGACCCGCTGCGCGACGAGGGCGAAGCCTACGGCCGTGCCCTGCAGGCTGCCGGTGTGCCCGTGGACACGCGGCGCTATGACGGCATGATCCATGCATTCTTCGACATGGGCCGCTGGTCGACGGGCGCGCAACAGGCCATCGATGAAAGCACCGCGCAGTTTGGGCGCATGTTGCGGCCCTGA
- a CDS encoding VOC family protein: MPPTTETLVDAIDHLVLTVHSIPRSIAFYERVLGMRAREFKPGRHALHFGRQKINLHEVDKVVDPNVKHATPGSADLCFLTRMPLADFIAHLQREQVAVVQGPVRATGAQAVLQSVYFYDPDENLIEVSNEVD, translated from the coding sequence ATGCCCCCCACTACCGAAACCCTGGTCGACGCCATCGACCACCTGGTGCTCACCGTGCACAGTATCCCGCGCAGCATTGCCTTTTACGAGCGGGTTCTGGGCATGAGGGCGAGAGAGTTCAAGCCCGGCCGCCACGCGCTGCACTTTGGCAGGCAAAAGATCAACCTGCACGAAGTCGATAAGGTTGTCGACCCGAACGTGAAACATGCCACGCCAGGTTCTGCCGATCTGTGCTTTCTCACCCGCATGCCGCTGGCCGATTTCATCGCGCACCTGCAGCGCGAACAGGTTGCCGTCGTGCAGGGGCCGGTGCGTGCCACGGGCGCACAGGCAGTGCTGCAATCCGTCTATTTCTACGACCCCGATGAGAACCTGATCGAGGTGTCCAACGAAGTGGACTGA
- a CDS encoding methylglyoxal synthase — protein sequence MLLGLAANRLHHRSDDAALFTFLRACEQGIRELNIGFHAVGRTYDAIAAAEMLKGHKGLVRYPYGREGGLMKLVAEVVGMPGEGRVLDGAIYLTDPVDPSSIFPEALALKRQCVIHGKPFISTVASARDWVEMERIHAGLPRDRHADSLHSYASQTLALIAHDAMKPAMLEFAAANFELLSRYSRRVGTGTTGQKLNEMAWSKGWPAGTPWVDRYNSGPLGGDAQIADLVLEGRCQRAIFFEDPHVARQHEADIQLLERAVTTKTLDVVCMTSPAVVQRWCDAAVRRA from the coding sequence ATGCTTTTGGGCCTTGCTGCCAACCGTTTGCACCACCGCAGCGATGATGCGGCGCTGTTCACCTTTTTGCGCGCTTGCGAGCAGGGCATTCGCGAGCTGAATATCGGCTTTCACGCCGTGGGCCGCACCTATGACGCGATTGCTGCCGCCGAAATGCTCAAGGGCCACAAAGGCCTGGTGCGCTACCCCTACGGGCGTGAAGGCGGGCTGATGAAGCTGGTGGCCGAAGTGGTGGGCATGCCCGGCGAAGGCCGGGTGCTGGACGGCGCCATCTACCTGACCGATCCGGTCGATCCCTCGTCCATCTTCCCCGAGGCGTTGGCCCTCAAGCGCCAGTGCGTGATCCACGGCAAGCCCTTCATCTCGACCGTGGCGAGTGCGCGCGACTGGGTGGAGATGGAGCGCATCCACGCAGGCCTGCCGCGTGACCGCCATGCAGACAGCCTGCACAGCTATGCATCGCAGACCCTGGCGCTGATTGCCCATGATGCGATGAAACCCGCCATGCTGGAGTTTGCGGCGGCGAATTTCGAACTGCTCTCGCGCTACAGCCGCCGCGTGGGCACGGGCACCACGGGCCAGAAGCTCAACGAGATGGCCTGGAGCAAGGGCTGGCCCGCCGGCACACCCTGGGTGGATCGCTACAACAGCGGCCCGCTGGGGGGCGACGCGCAGATTGCCGATCTGGTGCTGGAAGGCCGCTGCCAGCGCGCCATCTTTTTTGAAGACCCGCATGTGGCCCGCCAGCATGAGGCCGATATCCAGCTGCTGGAGCGTGCGGTGACGACCAAGACGCTCGATGTGGTGTGCATGACCTCGCCCGCCGTGGTGCAGCGCTGGTGCGATGCCGCCGTCAGGCGGGCGTAG
- a CDS encoding cysteine hydrolase family protein, which produces MPHTAVLVIDVQQGLCDGPGAAWDCAGLIARINQVTAAARAAGMPVIWVQHAEPGLEAGTLGWQLALGLQVEGADLRSNKTTGDAFWKTDLLPTLQGLGVHELVICGMHTEYCVDVTTRAALRHGYPVVLVEDAHTTCGNAAVTPQQVIAHHNITLSTTSSFGPRARLQTAQQWANSAASNP; this is translated from the coding sequence ATGCCCCACACCGCCGTTCTCGTCATTGATGTGCAGCAAGGGCTGTGCGATGGCCCCGGGGCTGCCTGGGATTGCGCAGGCCTGATTGCCCGCATCAACCAAGTAACCGCAGCGGCACGGGCGGCTGGCATGCCCGTCATCTGGGTGCAGCACGCAGAGCCGGGGCTTGAAGCCGGCACGCTTGGCTGGCAGCTGGCGCTGGGCCTGCAGGTGGAGGGCGCCGATCTGCGCAGCAACAAGACCACGGGCGATGCCTTCTGGAAAACCGATCTGCTGCCCACGCTGCAGGGCCTGGGTGTGCACGAGCTGGTGATCTGCGGCATGCACACCGAGTACTGCGTGGATGTGACCACTCGCGCCGCGCTGCGCCACGGCTACCCGGTGGTGCTGGTGGAAGATGCACACACCACCTGCGGCAATGCCGCCGTCACCCCGCAGCAGGTGATTGCGCACCACAACATCACCCTCAGCACCACCAGCAGCTTTGGCCCGCGTGCGCGCCTGCAGACGGCGCAGCAGTGGGCGAATAGTGCAGCCAGTAATCCATAA
- a CDS encoding LysR family transcriptional regulator, protein MAANPPVSAPLPHPPAAARRARAVLGQLSDMDLRLLQVFKSVVECGGMSAAELELNIGTSTLSRHMKDLETRLGMVLCRRGRAGFALTPEGHQVYEATLQLLGGVDLFRSRIDDIHARMGGNLEIAVFDKTVSNPQAQIHRAIARFRTVAPDVNLQLHVSSINAIERGLMDGRFHVGIIPAHRSSASLVYRDLFGETMQLYCAAGHDLWHKPHDRLDWEALRHYPFAGLGYHSPNMELSHSVRLPRAATGFDQESIATLILSGCFLGFLPDHYAARFEEQGLMQAVGPDRFHYQCQFVAMWRLSPAPSRVAQAFIDCLLQAHTTPA, encoded by the coding sequence ATGGCCGCCAACCCCCCTGTTTCCGCCCCCCTGCCCCATCCACCGGCAGCAGCGCGCCGCGCGCGCGCGGTGCTTGGGCAGCTTAGCGACATGGATCTGCGGCTGCTGCAGGTCTTCAAGAGCGTGGTGGAATGCGGCGGCATGTCGGCTGCCGAGCTGGAGCTGAACATCGGCACCTCCACCCTCAGCCGCCACATGAAAGACCTGGAGACCCGGCTGGGCATGGTGCTGTGCAGACGCGGGCGCGCAGGCTTTGCGCTCACCCCCGAGGGCCACCAGGTGTACGAAGCCACCTTGCAGCTGCTGGGCGGGGTTGATCTGTTTCGCAGCCGCATCGACGACATCCACGCGCGCATGGGCGGCAATCTGGAAATCGCCGTGTTCGACAAGACGGTGAGCAACCCGCAGGCGCAGATTCACCGCGCGATTGCCCGGTTTCGCACGGTGGCACCCGATGTGAACCTGCAGCTGCATGTCAGCTCCATCAACGCCATCGAACGCGGGCTGATGGATGGGCGCTTTCATGTTGGCATCATCCCCGCGCACCGCAGCTCGGCCAGCCTGGTGTACCGCGACCTGTTTGGCGAAACCATGCAGCTGTACTGCGCCGCCGGGCATGACCTGTGGCACAAGCCCCATGACCGCCTCGACTGGGAGGCCCTGCGCCACTACCCCTTTGCCGGACTGGGCTACCACTCGCCCAACATGGAGCTCTCGCACAGCGTGCGCCTGCCCCGCGCCGCCACGGGTTTTGACCAGGAATCGATTGCAACCCTGATTCTGTCCGGGTGTTTTCTGGGCTTTCTGCCCGACCACTACGCCGCCCGGTTTGAAGAGCAGGGCCTGATGCAGGCGGTGGGCCCCGACCGCTTCCACTACCAGTGCCAATTCGTCGCCATGTGGCGCCTCTCGCCCGCCCCCAGCCGCGTGGCGCAGGCCTTTATCGACTGCCTGCTCCAGGCCCACACAACGCCTGCGTAA